The Cydia pomonella isolate Wapato2018A chromosome 20, ilCydPomo1, whole genome shotgun sequence genome contains a region encoding:
- the LOC133528896 gene encoding threonylcarbamoyl-AMP synthase: MNLMKRLNIFSSLLISRSASPKMKIVKMAAVIPISLETSGSKAAEYLATGQVIAVPTDTIYGLACSANCPEAIKKLYSIKGRDSAKPVAICVTYIDNVRKWGNAGHLSDDLLNSLLPGPVTVVLEKTKELNNPYLNPKTTKIGIRIPDHSFINKVTKKFDMPIALTSANFSNEPSTLSVKEFEHLYCHLGAVFDGGVLSQGLDQNRTGSTVVDLSKSGCYSIIRRGISYEHVVKVLEENGLNSR, from the coding sequence ATGAATTTAATGAAAAGACTTAACATATTCAGTAGTTTGTTAATTAGTAGAAGTGCTTCACCAAAAATGAAGATTGTAAAAATGGCTGCTGTTATTCCCATCTCACTAGAAACCTCCGGCTCAAAAGCTGCAGAGTACCTTGCCACTGGCCAAGTAATAGCAGTTCCTACGGATACCATCTACGGTTTAGCGTGCAGCGCCAATTGTCCTGAAGCTATAAAGAAACTATATAGCATTAAAGGCAGAGATTCTGCTAAACCTGTAGCAATCTGTGTAACATACATTGATAATGTACGTAAATGGGGCAATGCTGGGCATCTAAGTGATGATTTATTGAACAGTTTACTACCTGGCCCCGTAACAGTAGTGTTAGAAAAGACTAAAGAGTTAAATAACCCATATCTCAAcccaaaaactacaaaaattgGTATTAGAATACCTGATCACAGCTTTATCAATAAAGTTACGAAGAAGTTTGATATGCCCATAGCACTGACTAGTGCTAACTTTAGTAATGAACCCTCCACACTCTCTGTAAAGGAGTTTGAACACTTGTACTGTCATTTGGGGGCAGTTTTTGATGGTGGTGTGCTAAGTCAGGGTTTAGACCAAAACAGGACAGGTTCCACTGTGGTAGACTTGTCTAAAAGCGGATGTTATAGCATTATAAGAAGGGGGATATCATATGAACATGTTGTAAAAGTTTTAGAAGAGAATGGGTTAAACAGTcgttaa
- the LOC133528897 gene encoding mitochondrial inner membrane protease subunit 2, producing the protein MFLKSMFKSILIGLPVGLTLLDTVGYVARVEGISMQPALNPEAKNMDYVFLSRWAIRDFSVKRGDVVSLVSPKDPNQKIIKRVVALQGDVVSTLGYKTQYVKVPEGHCWVEGDHTGHTLDSNTFGPVSLGLLNAKAVAIVWPPDRWQQLEAKLPAHRRPISTPV; encoded by the coding sequence ATGTTTCTAAAGAGTATGTTTAAGTCGATTCTAATTGGCCTCCCCGTCGGCCTAACCCTGCTGGACACCGTGGGGTATGTGGCTCGGGTCGAGGGTATATCTATGCAGCCAGCGCTCAATCCAGAAGCGAAAAACATGGATTACGTGTTTTTATCGCGATGGGCGATCAGAGACTTCAGTGTGAAGCGAGGTGACGTCGTATCGCTGGTGTCACCGAAAGATCCCAACCAAAAGATTATCAAGCGAGTCGTAGCGCTCCAGGGTGATGTGGTGAGCACGCTTGGCTACAAAACGCAGTACGTGAAGGTTCCCGAAGGCCACTGCTGGGTGGAAGGCGACCATACAGGCCACACGCTTGACAGCAACACTTTTGGTCCAGTGTCCTTAGGTCTATTGAATGCTAAGGCTGTAGCCATAGTATGGCCTCCAGATCGATGGCAGCAACTCGAAGCTAAATTACCGGCACACAGAAGACCTATCAGTACTCCTGTGTAG
- the LOC133528882 gene encoding ataxin-7-like protein 1, producing MSGDFPFAAKIVSPVKCNEKPWDLWVSEIGHSSPRRDEPAADAKAAPARPQHPYKPGAPRYRRASLHRLRLDSMSLHGLFPQMDNLNAAICHMCGVVVKCSAAYRHLLESHTSSEPILPPPPPAPTVKLKSGHSRSRHKKELPPPPPPVDILPVPMETSPLYTATTPLSRIVIPQPDLQYLEEPGTSSAVSGEVQVCVETGELPVVSIQDTEDLPLGENITDDIVDIMNSEGIQSADDITNTADWKNIIRDIGKMQDLNFPQTTDTVQTDLFAPVDGSLAYHTMTDTDLSSLQFAPNTSPMLASVIDTGVLNAQTLKPAPATPTSKARPKAKSKFNLREYDPNKHCGVVTADNPKPCTRSLTCKAHALSLRRTVEGRIKPFDTLLAEHRAARDAGQQANAAAAAAAAAAAAAAAAAAAAPAPPAPLLTPLLVNASLDLSAFNGLTPEQQVNDIYASLVSLEESHGVLPDTSAIAPLLSQALPLPTEPFLLPDDAEVPLEVPAPSPVLPPVVPKIEKVERPERSDEGPPPLVPGDVCWYSTCPRPLALCTFNASHAGGAITLGKKFATVRSNIKSSLSRSQCKTGATNNYYYNQNALSLSKTVHMNNASKTNKPELRKLIVTCSGGGKVQQTLSELFGSDVRHVNGHVGHSGTQGHKRAPPLKHGKRAPALDLGFGLDPLLDEKC from the coding sequence ATGTCCGGCGACTTCCCGTTCGCGGCGAAGATTGTGAGTCCCGTGAAGTGCAACGAGAAGCCATGGGACCTCTGGGTCAGCGAGATCGGGCACTCGTCGCCGCGGCGCGACGAGCCCGCGGCGGATGCCAAGGCGGCGCCCGCGCGGCCGCAGCACCCCTACAAGCCGGGCGCGCCGCGCTACCGCCGCGCCAGCCTGCACCGCCTGCGCCTCGACTCCATGAGCCTCCACGGCCTCTTCCCGCAAATGGACAATCTCAACGCGGCCATCTGCCACATGTGCGGAGTGGTAGTGAAGTGCAGTGCGGCTTACAGACACTTACTCGAGTCCCACACCAGCTCCGAACCCATACTCCCACCTCCACCTCCCGCACCCACAGTCAAGCTCAAAAGTGGTCACAGTCGGAGTCGACATAAAAAAGAATTGCCTCCACCCCCTCCCCCTGTAGACATCCTGCCTGTCCCCATGGAGACGTCTCCCCTATACACAGCTACAACTCCTCTTTCAAGGATAGTGATACCGCAGCCTGATTTGCAATACTTAGAAGAGCCGGGGACTTCATCAGCAGTCAGTGGTGAAGTCCAAGTATGTGTGGAGACAGGGGAGCTGCCGGTGGTTAGTATACAAGATACAGAGGACCTGCCTCTCGGTGAGAACATCACTGATGATATAGTTGATATTATGAACTCTGAAGGCATACAGAGTGCGGACGACATCACAAATACAGCAGACTGGAAGAATATAATTAGAGATATAGGGAAGATGCAAGATCTCAACTTTCCCCAAACCACCGATACGGTACAAACAGACCTGTTCGCGCCCGTGGATGGGTCACTCGCTTACCACACCATGACTGACACAGACTTATCTAGTTTACAATTTGCCCCCAACACCTCACCTATGCTGGCTTCCGTAATAGACACGGGCGTGCTCAACGCTCAAACATTAAAACCAGCGCCAGCCACGCCGACGAGCAAAGCGCGGCCGAAGGCGAAATCGAAGTTTAATCTCCGAGAGTATGACCCTAACAAGCACTGTGGAGTTGTCACTGCTGACAACCCTAAGCCGTGCACGCGGTCTCTAACTTGTAAAGCACACGCTCTGTCCTTACGGCGGACAGTTGAAGGGAGAATTAAACCATTTGATACGTTATTGGCTGAGCATCGAGCAGCGAGAGACGCGGGGCAGCAGGCGAacgcagcggcggcggcggcggctgcggcggcggcagcagcagcggcagcagcggccgccgcgcccgcgccgcccgcacCCCTCCTCACGCCGTTACTCGTCAACGCTTCTTTAGATCTCAGCGCGTTCAACGGCCTCACACCCGAGCAACAAGTCAATGACATCTATGCGAGTCTTGTCAGCTTGGAAGAATCGCACGGTGTCTTGCCGGATACGTCTGCCATCGCGCCGCTGCTAAGTCAAGCCCTGCCGCTGCCGACGGAGCCGTTCTTGCTACCTGATGATGCAGAGGTCCCGCTAGAGGTGCCCGCGCCGTCGCCGGTGCTACCGCCCGTAGTACCTAAGATTGAAAAGGTGGAACGTCCAGAGAGATCAGACGAAGGCCCGCCCCCTTTGGTGCCAGGAGACGTGTGCTGGTACTCGACGTGTCCGCGGCCGCTGGCGCTGTGCACGTTCAACGCGTCCCACGCCGGCGGCGCCATCACCTTAGGCAAGAAATTCGCGACGGTCCGGAGTAACATAAAATCTTCGCTCTCTCGTTCTCAGTGTAAAACCGGCGCGAcgaacaattattattataatcagaACGCTCTGTCGTTGTCTAAAACTGTACATATGAATAATGCTAGTAAAACTAATAAGCCTGAACTGCGAAAGCTGATAGTAACGTGTAGTGGAGGTGGAAAAGTGCAGCAAACTCTTAGTGAGCTTTTCGGGAGCGACGTTAGACACGTAAACGGGCACGTGGGGCACAGTGGGACGCAGGGGCACAAGCGCGCCCCGCCGCTGAAGCACGGTAAGCGTGCGCCCGCCCTGGACCTGGGCTTCGGCCTGGACCCTCTCCTCGACGAGAAGTGCTGA
- the LOC133528898 gene encoding DNA-directed RNA polymerase III subunit RPC10: protein MLFCPTCANILMVEEAPETGLRYGCNSCPYVYSVRKKVSSRTFPKLKELDYIMGGAAAWENVDSTDAVCPKCSHGKAYFMQLQTRSADEPMTTFYRCCNHKCAHNWRD, encoded by the exons ATGTTATTCTGCCCGACGTGTGCTAACATtcttatggtagaggaggctcCGGAGACTGGCCTCAGGTACGGGTGCAACTCGTGTCCGTATGTATACAGCGTCAGGAAGAAGGTTTCGTCACGAACGTTCCCTAAACTCAAG GAGCTGGATTATATCATGGGCGGCGCCGCTGCCTGGGAGAATGTAGATTCAACAGATGCTGTATGTCCAAAGTGCAGCCACGGGAAGGCTTACTTCATGCAACTTCAGACCCGATCTGCGGATGAACCTATGACCACATTCTACCGCTGTTGTAACCACAAGTGTGCTCACAATTGGCgtgattag